One window of Hydractinia symbiolongicarpus strain clone_291-10 chromosome 3, HSymV2.1, whole genome shotgun sequence genomic DNA carries:
- the LOC130636291 gene encoding phospholipid-transporting ATPase IF-like isoform X1, whose product MGCFGPPNLGEFRVVYANQQVPSGEIGVSVVNAHKHYANNVVVTSKYKIWNFVPKNLFEQFRRIANFYFLCIVVVQFSILDRTPVSPITSLLPLVFVITVTAFKQGYEDWRRHRADKEVNNRPAIVIKQGREKSVYSKHIKVGDIVKVQNNEEIPCDLVVISSCEEEGKAHIMTANLDGETNLKVRSSLLETAQLTTAQDLTNFQGKVECDHPEYDMYKFNGRMILFNESAPTTHALGPSNLLLRGAKLKNTEYCYGLAVYTGRDTKMAQNQKDKTTKFSSVEKKMNSYLLVFLVILLLLAIICTGLKFAWDKKKGDAWYLLKPYDFDVVEVLINLLSFLVLFNYVIPISLYVTVEIQKFSGALFFDWDLELYHESTDEPAKANTSDLNEELGQVEYLFSDKTGTLTENDMQFRQCSIGGVKYIEVNEKLFQDEAANEAGIDHSNVTEEIKEFLLALALCHTVQADEASPTKSEDDQSDGVPLTPTTTKVYTYQASSPDEKALCEAASRYGVIFKGKSSEYMDLEVCGKLERYKILHVLEFDSTRKRMSIILETPRKEILLLCKGAESHVLPRCVSGPSQETLDHIDGYAELGLRTLTVVSRKIPRSLFEVIDIKLVVAQQAITDREEQLQAVFDEVEQDFHLLGATAVEDKLQDGVKQTIEALREAGIKVWVLTGDKEETAVNISHSCGHFKHGMEIMSVTHKKTEEEVNLAFDECMLKLESKHNRSTEFAVVVDGATLAVILSNQSETFLQICKECVAVLCCRMSPLQKAQVVKLVKTSGSAPITLAIGDGANDCSMIQEAHVGCGIMGKEGRQAVRCSDYAFHRFRYLKRVLLVHGHHYYTRLAVVVQYFFYKNVSFVIPQLLFQLMNGFSSMSLYSSAYLTAYNIFFTSMPVLLYGVFEQDLKADSLMASPILYKDMAKNKLLSWKEFAYWMIAGIWHGLVIFLGTKFLYGKSSFDSGMFDYGMFSYGTFVYTLVIIVANLKFALYIHYWTWFVHFFLWGSILLYIIFVLVFCGFVWPWPWIKDAFNVDLDMSLYHVVYHLFDSSAFWLASILIIWLCIMPDITLTVLKKHFMPTPSQTCQDKENRRRSKCRKLRKKRGVMNICQLTESQEHRRELEENLIEPSLYYYAESK is encoded by the exons ATG GGTTGTTTTGGTCCTCCTAATTTGGGTGAATTTAGAGTGGTGTACGCTAACCAGCAAGTTCCCTCTGGAGAAATTGGTGTGTCGGTTGTAAATGCACACAAGCATTATGCGAACAATGTTGTTGTAACATCCAAG tatAAGATATGGAATTTTGTGCCAAAGAACTTATTTGAACAATTTCGAAGAATTGcaaacttttattttctttgtatcgtAGTTGTGCAG ttcAGCATATTGGATCGTACTCCTGTGTCTCCCATCACAAGTCTTTTACCACTAGTATTTGTGATAACAGTCACAGCTTTTAAACAG GGCTATGAAGACTGGAGGCGACATAGGGCAGATAAAGAAGTTAACAATCGACCTGCCATTGTTATTAAGCAAGGTCGTGAAAAGTCGGTTTATTCAAAACATATCAAG GTTGGGGATATTGTGAAAGTTCAAAACAATGAAGAAATACCTTGTGATCTTGTCGTTATTTCATCGTGTGAAGAAGAAGGAAAAGCCCATATTATGACAGCAAATTTGGACGGAGAAACTAATTTGAAG gtCAGGTCAAGTCTGCTTGAAACAGCTCAGTTAACAACAGCACAAGACTTGACAAATTTTCAAGGAAAGGTAGAATGTGATCATCCAGAATATGATATGTACAA ATTTAATGGTCGTATGATACTTTTTAATGAAAGTGCTCCAACAACACA TGCGCTTGGTCCAAGCAATTTGCTCCTTCGTGGTGCAAAGTTGAAAAATACTGAATATTGttatg GACTAGCTGTATATACTGGAAGAGATACGAAAATGGCACAAAACCAAAAAGACAAAACCACAAAATTCTCATCAGTTGAAAA AAAAATGAATTCATATCttctcgttttcttggtgatacTTTTACTCCTCGCCATAATCTGCACCGGTCTTAAATTTGCTTGGGATaagaaaaaaggtgatgcgtggtATCTACTCAAACCGTATGACTTT GATGTTGTGGAAGTGCTAATTAATCTTTTATCGTTTCTGGTTTTGTTCAACTATGTCATACCTATTTCTCTCTATGTGACAGTTG AGATACAAAAGTTTTCAGGAGCATTGTTCTTTGATTGGGATTTGGAACTTTATCACGAG TCCACTGACGAGCCTGCCAAGGCTAATACATCCGATCTTAATGAAGAACTAGGACAG GTTGAATATTTATTCAGTGATAAAACTGGTACACTGACAGAAAATGACATGCAATTTCGACAGTGCTCTATTGGCGGTGTAAAATACATT gaAGTAAACGAAAAGTTGTTTCAGGATGAGGCTGCTAACGAAGCTGGTATCGACCATAGCAATGTCACA GAAGAAATTAAGGAATTTTTATTAGCTCTTGCGCTTTGTCACACAGTACAGGCAGACGAAGCTAGTCCTACTAAATCGGAAGATGACCAATCGGATGGTGTTCCATTGACACCAACAACTACAAAAGTTTATACATATCAG GCTTCATCACCTGACGAGAAAGCATTATGTGAAGCAGCGTCGAG ataTGGTGTAATATTTAAAGGTAAATCCAGTGAATATATGGACCTGGAAGTGTGTGGAAAACTGGAGCG TTATAAAATTTTGCACGTCCTGGAGTTCGATTCCACTCGCAAACGTATGAGCATCATTTTGGAGACACCAAGAAAGGAGATCTTGTTATTATGCAAAGGAGCTGAATCACATGTGCTTCCGAGGTGTGTGTCTGGACCTTCCCAAGAAACACTGGATCATATTGATGGATATGCAGAA CTTGGTCTTCGCACACTCACTGTTGTGTCTCGCAAGATACCACGTAGTTTGTTTGAAGTAATCGATATAAAATTAGTGGTAGCCCAGCAAGCCATCACAGATCGAGAAGAACAACTTCAAGCTGTGTTTGATGAAGTTGAACAGGACTTTCATTTGCTTGGTGCTACAGCAGTCGAAGATAA ACTACAAGATGGTGTCAAACAAACAATCGAAGCTCTAAGAGAGGCAGGTATTAAAGTCTGGGTGTTAACAGGTGACAAAGAAGAAACAGCTGTAAACATCAGTCACTCATGCGGTCATTTCAAGCATGGCATGGAAATTATGTCTGTCACTCACAAAAAGACGGAAGAGGAAGTCAACTTAGCTTTTGATGAGTGCATGCTGAA ATTGGAATCGAAACATAATAGATCCACAGAATTTGCTGTTGTCGTTGACGGTGCAACGTTGGCTGTAATTCTTTCAAACCAAAGTG aaacatttttacaaatttgtaaAGAATGTGTAGCCGTTCTATGCTGCAGGATGTCTCCACTACAAAAAGCCCAG gTTGTGAAATTAGTAAAGACTTCGGGATCTGCTCCGATTACTCTCGCTATCGGAGATGGTGCAAACGACTGTTCCATGATACAAGAGGCGCACGTTGGGTGTGGCATTATGGGTAAAGAGGGACGTCAAGCCGTACGGTGTAGCGACTATGCTTTTCACCGGTTTCGTTATTTGAAGCGTGTTCTGCTCGTGCATGGACATCACTACTATACTCGCTTAGCAGTTGTTGTgcagtattttttttacaag AATGTGTCCTTTGTCATCCCTCAACTTTTGTTTCAACTAATGAATGGGTTTTCTTCAATG TCATTGTATTCCAGTGCGTACCTCACGGCCTATAACATATTCTTTACATCCATGCCAGTTTTATTGTATGGTGTGTTTGAACAAGACTTGAAAGCAGATTCTCTCATGGCGAGTCCAATATTATACAA GGACATGGCCAAAAACAAATTACTATCGTGGAAAGAATTTGCATATTGGATGATTGcag GTATCTGGCATGGTCTTGTTATTTTCCTGGGAACGAAGTTTTTATATGGCAAGAGTTCCTTTGATTCAGGAATGTTT gattaTGGAATGTTTTCCTACGGTACTTTTGTTTACACTTTGGTTATAATTGTTGCAAACCTAAAG tttgcttTATATATTCACTACTGGACATGGTTTGTTCACTTCTTCTTATGGGGATCCATTCTTTTGTATATCATATTTGTCCTTGTGTTTTGTGGGTTCGTGTGGCCATG GCCATGGATCAAGGACGCATTCAATGTGGATTTGGACATGTCTCTGTACCACGTGGTCTATCATTTGTTTGACTCCAGTGCGTTCTGGCTAGCTAGTATTCTAATCATTTGGCTTTGCATTATGCCAGATATCACACTGACAGTGCTGAAGAAGCATTTCATGCCGACTCCGTCGCAAACATGTCAG GATAAAGAAAACAGGCGTCGTAGCAAGTGTCGGAAGTTGCGAAAAAAGCGTGGAGTGATGAATATATGTCAGCTTACAGAGTCGCAAGAGCATCGTCGAGAGCTAGAAGaaaacttaattgaaccaagCTTATATTATTACGCAGAATCTAAATAA
- the LOC130636291 gene encoding phospholipid-transporting ATPase IF-like isoform X3: protein MGCFGPPNLGEFRVVYANQQVPSGEIGVSVVNAHKHYANNVVVTSKYKIWNFVPKNLFEQFRRIANFYFLCIVVVQFSILDRTPVSPITSLLPLVFVITVTAFKQGYEDWRRHRADKEVNNRPAIVIKQGREKSVYSKHIKVGDIVKVQNNEEIPCDLVVISSCEEEGKAHIMTANLDGETNLKVRSSLLETAQLTTAQDLTNFQGKVECDHPEYDMYKFNGRMILFNESAPTTHALGPSNLLLRGAKLKNTEYCYGLAVYTGRDTKMAQNQKDKTTKFSSVEKKMNSYLLVFLVILLLLAIICTGLKFAWDKKKGDAWYLLKPYDFDVVEVLINLLSFLVLFNYVIPISLYVTVEIQKFSGALFFDWDLELYHESTDEPAKANTSDLNEELGQVEYLFSDKTGTLTENDMQFRQCSIGGVKYIEVNEKLFQDEAANEAGIDHSNVTEEIKEFLLALALCHTVQADEASPTKSEDDQSDGVPLTPTTTKVYTYQASSPDEKALCEAASRYGVIFKGKSSEYMDLEVCGKLERYKILHVLEFDSTRKRMSIILETPRKEILLLCKGAESHVLPRCVSGPSQETLDHIDGYAELGLRTLTVVSRKIPRSLFEVIDIKLVVAQQAITDREEQLQAVFDEVEQDFHLLGATAVEDKLQDGVKQTIEALREAGIKVWVLTGDKEETAVNISHSCGHFKHGMEIMSVTHKKTEEEVNLAFDECMLKLESKHNRSTEFAVVVDGATLAVILSNQSETFLQICKECVAVLCCRMSPLQKAQVVKLVKTSGSAPITLAIGDGANDCSMIQEAHVGCGIMGKEGRQAVRCSDYAFHRFRYLKRVLLVHGHHYYTRLAVVVQYFFYKNVSFVIPQLLFQLMNGFSSMSLYSSAYLTAYNIFFTSMPVLLYGVFEQDLKADSLMASPILYKDMAKNKLLSWKEFAYWMIAGIWHGLVIFLGTKFLYGKSSFDSGMFDYGMFSYGTFVYTLVIIVANLKFALYIHYWTWFVHFFLWGSILLYIIFVLVFCGFVWPWPWIKDAFNVDLDMSLYHVVYHLFDSSAFWLASILIIWLCIMPDITLTVLKKHFMPTPSQTCQVADKMYTRQNKHSIEGYGTFAPHQARV, encoded by the exons ATG GGTTGTTTTGGTCCTCCTAATTTGGGTGAATTTAGAGTGGTGTACGCTAACCAGCAAGTTCCCTCTGGAGAAATTGGTGTGTCGGTTGTAAATGCACACAAGCATTATGCGAACAATGTTGTTGTAACATCCAAG tatAAGATATGGAATTTTGTGCCAAAGAACTTATTTGAACAATTTCGAAGAATTGcaaacttttattttctttgtatcgtAGTTGTGCAG ttcAGCATATTGGATCGTACTCCTGTGTCTCCCATCACAAGTCTTTTACCACTAGTATTTGTGATAACAGTCACAGCTTTTAAACAG GGCTATGAAGACTGGAGGCGACATAGGGCAGATAAAGAAGTTAACAATCGACCTGCCATTGTTATTAAGCAAGGTCGTGAAAAGTCGGTTTATTCAAAACATATCAAG GTTGGGGATATTGTGAAAGTTCAAAACAATGAAGAAATACCTTGTGATCTTGTCGTTATTTCATCGTGTGAAGAAGAAGGAAAAGCCCATATTATGACAGCAAATTTGGACGGAGAAACTAATTTGAAG gtCAGGTCAAGTCTGCTTGAAACAGCTCAGTTAACAACAGCACAAGACTTGACAAATTTTCAAGGAAAGGTAGAATGTGATCATCCAGAATATGATATGTACAA ATTTAATGGTCGTATGATACTTTTTAATGAAAGTGCTCCAACAACACA TGCGCTTGGTCCAAGCAATTTGCTCCTTCGTGGTGCAAAGTTGAAAAATACTGAATATTGttatg GACTAGCTGTATATACTGGAAGAGATACGAAAATGGCACAAAACCAAAAAGACAAAACCACAAAATTCTCATCAGTTGAAAA AAAAATGAATTCATATCttctcgttttcttggtgatacTTTTACTCCTCGCCATAATCTGCACCGGTCTTAAATTTGCTTGGGATaagaaaaaaggtgatgcgtggtATCTACTCAAACCGTATGACTTT GATGTTGTGGAAGTGCTAATTAATCTTTTATCGTTTCTGGTTTTGTTCAACTATGTCATACCTATTTCTCTCTATGTGACAGTTG AGATACAAAAGTTTTCAGGAGCATTGTTCTTTGATTGGGATTTGGAACTTTATCACGAG TCCACTGACGAGCCTGCCAAGGCTAATACATCCGATCTTAATGAAGAACTAGGACAG GTTGAATATTTATTCAGTGATAAAACTGGTACACTGACAGAAAATGACATGCAATTTCGACAGTGCTCTATTGGCGGTGTAAAATACATT gaAGTAAACGAAAAGTTGTTTCAGGATGAGGCTGCTAACGAAGCTGGTATCGACCATAGCAATGTCACA GAAGAAATTAAGGAATTTTTATTAGCTCTTGCGCTTTGTCACACAGTACAGGCAGACGAAGCTAGTCCTACTAAATCGGAAGATGACCAATCGGATGGTGTTCCATTGACACCAACAACTACAAAAGTTTATACATATCAG GCTTCATCACCTGACGAGAAAGCATTATGTGAAGCAGCGTCGAG ataTGGTGTAATATTTAAAGGTAAATCCAGTGAATATATGGACCTGGAAGTGTGTGGAAAACTGGAGCG TTATAAAATTTTGCACGTCCTGGAGTTCGATTCCACTCGCAAACGTATGAGCATCATTTTGGAGACACCAAGAAAGGAGATCTTGTTATTATGCAAAGGAGCTGAATCACATGTGCTTCCGAGGTGTGTGTCTGGACCTTCCCAAGAAACACTGGATCATATTGATGGATATGCAGAA CTTGGTCTTCGCACACTCACTGTTGTGTCTCGCAAGATACCACGTAGTTTGTTTGAAGTAATCGATATAAAATTAGTGGTAGCCCAGCAAGCCATCACAGATCGAGAAGAACAACTTCAAGCTGTGTTTGATGAAGTTGAACAGGACTTTCATTTGCTTGGTGCTACAGCAGTCGAAGATAA ACTACAAGATGGTGTCAAACAAACAATCGAAGCTCTAAGAGAGGCAGGTATTAAAGTCTGGGTGTTAACAGGTGACAAAGAAGAAACAGCTGTAAACATCAGTCACTCATGCGGTCATTTCAAGCATGGCATGGAAATTATGTCTGTCACTCACAAAAAGACGGAAGAGGAAGTCAACTTAGCTTTTGATGAGTGCATGCTGAA ATTGGAATCGAAACATAATAGATCCACAGAATTTGCTGTTGTCGTTGACGGTGCAACGTTGGCTGTAATTCTTTCAAACCAAAGTG aaacatttttacaaatttgtaaAGAATGTGTAGCCGTTCTATGCTGCAGGATGTCTCCACTACAAAAAGCCCAG gTTGTGAAATTAGTAAAGACTTCGGGATCTGCTCCGATTACTCTCGCTATCGGAGATGGTGCAAACGACTGTTCCATGATACAAGAGGCGCACGTTGGGTGTGGCATTATGGGTAAAGAGGGACGTCAAGCCGTACGGTGTAGCGACTATGCTTTTCACCGGTTTCGTTATTTGAAGCGTGTTCTGCTCGTGCATGGACATCACTACTATACTCGCTTAGCAGTTGTTGTgcagtattttttttacaag AATGTGTCCTTTGTCATCCCTCAACTTTTGTTTCAACTAATGAATGGGTTTTCTTCAATG TCATTGTATTCCAGTGCGTACCTCACGGCCTATAACATATTCTTTACATCCATGCCAGTTTTATTGTATGGTGTGTTTGAACAAGACTTGAAAGCAGATTCTCTCATGGCGAGTCCAATATTATACAA GGACATGGCCAAAAACAAATTACTATCGTGGAAAGAATTTGCATATTGGATGATTGcag GTATCTGGCATGGTCTTGTTATTTTCCTGGGAACGAAGTTTTTATATGGCAAGAGTTCCTTTGATTCAGGAATGTTT gattaTGGAATGTTTTCCTACGGTACTTTTGTTTACACTTTGGTTATAATTGTTGCAAACCTAAAG tttgcttTATATATTCACTACTGGACATGGTTTGTTCACTTCTTCTTATGGGGATCCATTCTTTTGTATATCATATTTGTCCTTGTGTTTTGTGGGTTCGTGTGGCCATG GCCATGGATCAAGGACGCATTCAATGTGGATTTGGACATGTCTCTGTACCACGTGGTCTATCATTTGTTTGACTCCAGTGCGTTCTGGCTAGCTAGTATTCTAATCATTTGGCTTTGCATTATGCCAGATATCACACTGACAGTGCTGAAGAAGCATTTCATGCCGACTCCGTCGCAAACATGTCAG GTTGCTGATAAAATGTACACACGACAGAATAAGCATTCCATCGAAGGTTATGGAACTTTTGCCCCTCATCAAGCCCGCGTGTAG
- the LOC130636291 gene encoding phospholipid-transporting ATPase IF-like isoform X4, whose translation MGCFGPPNLGEFRVVYANQQVPSGEIGVSVVNAHKHYANNVVVTSKYKIWNFVPKNLFEQFRRIANFYFLCIVVVQFSILDRTPVSPITSLLPLVFVITVTAFKQGYEDWRRHRADKEVNNRPAIVIKQGREKSVYSKHIKVGDIVKVQNNEEIPCDLVVISSCEEEGKAHIMTANLDGETNLKVRSSLLETAQLTTAQDLTNFQGKVECDHPEYDMYKFNGRMILFNESAPTTHALGPSNLLLRGAKLKNTEYCYGLAVYTGRDTKMAQNQKDKTTKFSSVEKKMNSYLLVFLVILLLLAIICTGLKFAWDKKKGDAWYLLKPYDFDVVEVLINLLSFLVLFNYVIPISLYVTVEIQKFSGALFFDWDLELYHESTDEPAKANTSDLNEELGQVEYLFSDKTGTLTENDMQFRQCSIGGVKYIEVNEKLFQDEAANEAGIDHSNVTEEIKEFLLALALCHTVQADEASPTKSEDDQSDGVPLTPTTTKVYTYQASSPDEKALCEAASRYGVIFKGKSSEYMDLEVCGKLERYKILHVLEFDSTRKRMSIILETPRKEILLLCKGAESHVLPRCVSGPSQETLDHIDGYAELGLRTLTVVSRKIPRSLFEVIDIKLVVAQQAITDREEQLQAVFDEVEQDFHLLGATAVEDKLQDGVKQTIEALREAGIKVWVLTGDKEETAVNISHSCGHFKHGMEIMSVTHKKTEEEVNLAFDECMLKLESKHNRSTEFAVVVDGATLAVILSNQSETFLQICKECVAVLCCRMSPLQKAQVVKLVKTSGSAPITLAIGDGANDCSMIQEAHVGCGIMGKEGRQAVRCSDYAFHRFRYLKRVLLVHGHHYYTRLAVVVQYFFYKNVSFVIPQLLFQLMNGFSSMSLYSSAYLTAYNIFFTSMPVLLYGVFEQDLKADSLMASPILYKDMAKNKLLSWKEFAYWMIAGIWHGLVIFLGTKFLYGKSSFDSGMFDYGMFSYGTFVYTLVIIVANLKFALYIHYWTWFVHFFLWGSILLYIIFVLVFCGFVWPWPWIKDAFNVDLDMSLYHVVYHLFDSSAFWLASILIIWLCIMPDITLTVLKKHFMPTPSQTCQEIQKQRRRLNCGEF comes from the exons ATG GGTTGTTTTGGTCCTCCTAATTTGGGTGAATTTAGAGTGGTGTACGCTAACCAGCAAGTTCCCTCTGGAGAAATTGGTGTGTCGGTTGTAAATGCACACAAGCATTATGCGAACAATGTTGTTGTAACATCCAAG tatAAGATATGGAATTTTGTGCCAAAGAACTTATTTGAACAATTTCGAAGAATTGcaaacttttattttctttgtatcgtAGTTGTGCAG ttcAGCATATTGGATCGTACTCCTGTGTCTCCCATCACAAGTCTTTTACCACTAGTATTTGTGATAACAGTCACAGCTTTTAAACAG GGCTATGAAGACTGGAGGCGACATAGGGCAGATAAAGAAGTTAACAATCGACCTGCCATTGTTATTAAGCAAGGTCGTGAAAAGTCGGTTTATTCAAAACATATCAAG GTTGGGGATATTGTGAAAGTTCAAAACAATGAAGAAATACCTTGTGATCTTGTCGTTATTTCATCGTGTGAAGAAGAAGGAAAAGCCCATATTATGACAGCAAATTTGGACGGAGAAACTAATTTGAAG gtCAGGTCAAGTCTGCTTGAAACAGCTCAGTTAACAACAGCACAAGACTTGACAAATTTTCAAGGAAAGGTAGAATGTGATCATCCAGAATATGATATGTACAA ATTTAATGGTCGTATGATACTTTTTAATGAAAGTGCTCCAACAACACA TGCGCTTGGTCCAAGCAATTTGCTCCTTCGTGGTGCAAAGTTGAAAAATACTGAATATTGttatg GACTAGCTGTATATACTGGAAGAGATACGAAAATGGCACAAAACCAAAAAGACAAAACCACAAAATTCTCATCAGTTGAAAA AAAAATGAATTCATATCttctcgttttcttggtgatacTTTTACTCCTCGCCATAATCTGCACCGGTCTTAAATTTGCTTGGGATaagaaaaaaggtgatgcgtggtATCTACTCAAACCGTATGACTTT GATGTTGTGGAAGTGCTAATTAATCTTTTATCGTTTCTGGTTTTGTTCAACTATGTCATACCTATTTCTCTCTATGTGACAGTTG AGATACAAAAGTTTTCAGGAGCATTGTTCTTTGATTGGGATTTGGAACTTTATCACGAG TCCACTGACGAGCCTGCCAAGGCTAATACATCCGATCTTAATGAAGAACTAGGACAG GTTGAATATTTATTCAGTGATAAAACTGGTACACTGACAGAAAATGACATGCAATTTCGACAGTGCTCTATTGGCGGTGTAAAATACATT gaAGTAAACGAAAAGTTGTTTCAGGATGAGGCTGCTAACGAAGCTGGTATCGACCATAGCAATGTCACA GAAGAAATTAAGGAATTTTTATTAGCTCTTGCGCTTTGTCACACAGTACAGGCAGACGAAGCTAGTCCTACTAAATCGGAAGATGACCAATCGGATGGTGTTCCATTGACACCAACAACTACAAAAGTTTATACATATCAG GCTTCATCACCTGACGAGAAAGCATTATGTGAAGCAGCGTCGAG ataTGGTGTAATATTTAAAGGTAAATCCAGTGAATATATGGACCTGGAAGTGTGTGGAAAACTGGAGCG TTATAAAATTTTGCACGTCCTGGAGTTCGATTCCACTCGCAAACGTATGAGCATCATTTTGGAGACACCAAGAAAGGAGATCTTGTTATTATGCAAAGGAGCTGAATCACATGTGCTTCCGAGGTGTGTGTCTGGACCTTCCCAAGAAACACTGGATCATATTGATGGATATGCAGAA CTTGGTCTTCGCACACTCACTGTTGTGTCTCGCAAGATACCACGTAGTTTGTTTGAAGTAATCGATATAAAATTAGTGGTAGCCCAGCAAGCCATCACAGATCGAGAAGAACAACTTCAAGCTGTGTTTGATGAAGTTGAACAGGACTTTCATTTGCTTGGTGCTACAGCAGTCGAAGATAA ACTACAAGATGGTGTCAAACAAACAATCGAAGCTCTAAGAGAGGCAGGTATTAAAGTCTGGGTGTTAACAGGTGACAAAGAAGAAACAGCTGTAAACATCAGTCACTCATGCGGTCATTTCAAGCATGGCATGGAAATTATGTCTGTCACTCACAAAAAGACGGAAGAGGAAGTCAACTTAGCTTTTGATGAGTGCATGCTGAA ATTGGAATCGAAACATAATAGATCCACAGAATTTGCTGTTGTCGTTGACGGTGCAACGTTGGCTGTAATTCTTTCAAACCAAAGTG aaacatttttacaaatttgtaaAGAATGTGTAGCCGTTCTATGCTGCAGGATGTCTCCACTACAAAAAGCCCAG gTTGTGAAATTAGTAAAGACTTCGGGATCTGCTCCGATTACTCTCGCTATCGGAGATGGTGCAAACGACTGTTCCATGATACAAGAGGCGCACGTTGGGTGTGGCATTATGGGTAAAGAGGGACGTCAAGCCGTACGGTGTAGCGACTATGCTTTTCACCGGTTTCGTTATTTGAAGCGTGTTCTGCTCGTGCATGGACATCACTACTATACTCGCTTAGCAGTTGTTGTgcagtattttttttacaag AATGTGTCCTTTGTCATCCCTCAACTTTTGTTTCAACTAATGAATGGGTTTTCTTCAATG TCATTGTATTCCAGTGCGTACCTCACGGCCTATAACATATTCTTTACATCCATGCCAGTTTTATTGTATGGTGTGTTTGAACAAGACTTGAAAGCAGATTCTCTCATGGCGAGTCCAATATTATACAA GGACATGGCCAAAAACAAATTACTATCGTGGAAAGAATTTGCATATTGGATGATTGcag GTATCTGGCATGGTCTTGTTATTTTCCTGGGAACGAAGTTTTTATATGGCAAGAGTTCCTTTGATTCAGGAATGTTT gattaTGGAATGTTTTCCTACGGTACTTTTGTTTACACTTTGGTTATAATTGTTGCAAACCTAAAG tttgcttTATATATTCACTACTGGACATGGTTTGTTCACTTCTTCTTATGGGGATCCATTCTTTTGTATATCATATTTGTCCTTGTGTTTTGTGGGTTCGTGTGGCCATG GCCATGGATCAAGGACGCATTCAATGTGGATTTGGACATGTCTCTGTACCACGTGGTCTATCATTTGTTTGACTCCAGTGCGTTCTGGCTAGCTAGTATTCTAATCATTTGGCTTTGCATTATGCCAGATATCACACTGACAGTGCTGAAGAAGCATTTCATGCCGACTCCGTCGCAAACATGTCAG GAGATTCAAAAACAACGTCGTAGATTAAATTGTGGCGAGTTCTAG